A portion of the Microlunatus phosphovorus NM-1 genome contains these proteins:
- a CDS encoding VOC family protein, whose amino-acid sequence MSDSTIDRPSIALGHVVLDTDDPPRLAEFYSQLLGWPIVCTDEDWWTVQSDGGGTKLSFQLAGPDPSSWTRRIPHP is encoded by the coding sequence ATGAGCGATTCAACGATCGACCGGCCGAGCATCGCGCTCGGCCATGTGGTGCTCGACACCGACGACCCGCCCCGGTTGGCGGAGTTCTACAGCCAGCTGCTGGGTTGGCCCATCGTCTGCACCGACGAGGACTGGTGGACCGTCCAGTCCGACGGTGGGGGAACCAAGCTGTCGTTCCAGCTGGCGGGGCCTGACCCCAGTTCTTGGACACGCCGAATCCCGCACCCGTGA
- a CDS encoding transposase, with amino-acid sequence MPAPHPPEFRRRAVELARERSKPVAELAKDLGISESCLRRWMEQSETDAAGGSETALTSREKKELVELRRDKRRLEMEVEILKRAAAYFAQENVLPK; translated from the coding sequence GTGCCTGCTCCTCACCCGCCTGAGTTCCGCCGTCGTGCGGTCGAGCTTGCTCGTGAGCGGTCCAAGCCAGTTGCTGAGTTGGCGAAAGATCTGGGAATTTCCGAATCGTGTCTGCGTCGCTGGATGGAGCAGTCCGAGACCGACGCTGCCGGTGGTAGCGAGACGGCGTTGACCAGTCGGGAGAAGAAGGAGCTGGTCGAGCTGCGCCGGGATAAACGGCGCCTGGAGATGGAAGTCGAGATCTTGAAAAGGGCGGCCGCCTATTTTGCCCAGGAGAATGTTCTCCCAAAATAG
- a CDS encoding IS3 family transposase — MADDGIDVAVACRVLNVSRSGYYDWRGRPASAREQENTLLLKLIEEIHADEDMKTYGAPRVHAELVLGHDLQVNQKRVARLMRQAGIQGLYRRRRSWTTIRDPHAIPAKDLVNRRFTVDGPNRLWLTDITEHPTVEGKVYCAAVMDAWSRRVLGWSIDDNMRKELVVDALGMAVLRRNPMDVDNNTIMHSDHGSQFTSWAFSQKVYDAGLVPSMGSVGDCYDNAMMESFWERMQLELLDSQVWFTRDELANAMFRWIESWYNRRRRHSSIGMLSPIEFETRSTGSDRPG, encoded by the coding sequence ATGGCCGATGACGGGATTGATGTCGCGGTGGCTTGCCGGGTGCTGAATGTGTCGCGGTCGGGATACTACGACTGGCGCGGCCGGCCTGCATCGGCACGGGAACAGGAGAACACGCTGCTGTTGAAGCTGATCGAGGAGATCCATGCCGATGAGGACATGAAGACGTACGGGGCGCCGCGGGTGCACGCCGAGCTGGTCTTGGGGCACGACCTGCAGGTGAACCAGAAGCGGGTCGCCCGGCTGATGCGCCAGGCCGGCATCCAGGGCCTGTACCGGCGGCGTCGGTCGTGGACCACGATCCGGGACCCGCACGCCATCCCCGCCAAGGACCTCGTCAACCGCCGGTTCACGGTGGACGGTCCGAACCGGTTGTGGCTGACCGACATCACCGAGCACCCGACGGTGGAGGGCAAGGTGTACTGCGCCGCGGTCATGGACGCCTGGTCCCGCCGGGTCCTGGGCTGGTCCATCGACGACAACATGCGGAAGGAGCTCGTGGTCGACGCGCTCGGGATGGCGGTGCTGCGGCGCAACCCGATGGACGTCGACAATAACACGATCATGCATTCCGATCACGGGTCGCAATTCACATCGTGGGCATTCAGTCAGAAAGTCTATGATGCCGGGCTGGTGCCGTCGATGGGCAGTGTGGGCGACTGCTACGACAATGCGATGATGGAGTCCTTCTGGGAGAGAATGCAACTCGAGCTGCTCGATTCGCAGGTATGGTTCACCCGGGACGAGCTTGCCAACGCGATGTTTCGATGGATAGAATCATGGTATAATCGGAGACGTCGGCATTCGAGTATTGGAATGCTGTCGCCGATAGAGTTTGAAACCCGTTCCACAGGGTCAGACCGTCCGGGCTGA